Proteins found in one Aneurinibacillus uraniidurans genomic segment:
- a CDS encoding methyl-accepting chemotaxis protein: MKIRTKLIGALVVLIVALMSMGTYQFVTSSKIQEKTKEMLEIEQMRVTLKSIQYRLTGISNDERAFLLTGKAEYPQEIKKKATDITTYLMQLDTLSASLSENNQGIEEIKKQYQAYITTSEHMISTYNHGDKTQAAQIHFQEERSIRKEGLDPAVDNLVKATEKQTQEHLLTLQTIESNQRILLGSVISVLVVSGLIIGFVILRSIIQPLYVLRDRLSEIAEGGADLSQRIVLNRRDELGDVAASFNKMVSNLQHLIQQFEQNANLVASTSQEVAASVEQTNQATEQITLAVQEIATGLDRQVENADQAVKTVSGISQAIEEATHSIETVAEITLSAEEKSSSGTNLVQQTLTQLHQMQQSVQATAGVINGLGEKAEEITTIIGIMSEIAAQTNLLALNAAIEAARAGEHGKGFSVVADEVRKLAEQSSTAADQIQSVIHGIQNETKHAIASMHTGTRAVETGLHMAEQTGSAFHSIADTINKIKSCTNDVVVLMTQVSEYSQTMLPQITEISHLSEESSGMNQQVVAATEEQTASMEEITASVSQLHHMSQELHRLTHQFKF; encoded by the coding sequence TTGAAAATTAGAACCAAACTTATTGGGGCACTCGTTGTCCTAATAGTTGCACTTATGAGTATGGGTACCTATCAGTTCGTTACATCTAGCAAAATTCAAGAAAAAACGAAAGAAATGCTAGAAATCGAACAAATGCGCGTTACGCTTAAATCGATTCAATATCGTCTTACGGGTATTTCTAATGATGAACGCGCTTTCCTTTTAACAGGAAAGGCCGAATATCCACAAGAAATCAAGAAAAAAGCAACGGATATTACAACATACCTCATGCAACTTGATACCCTTTCAGCATCTCTTTCCGAGAACAACCAAGGAATAGAGGAGATAAAGAAACAGTACCAAGCGTACATAACCACAAGTGAGCATATGATCTCAACATATAATCATGGAGATAAAACGCAAGCAGCCCAGATCCATTTTCAAGAAGAGCGATCCATTCGTAAAGAAGGACTTGATCCGGCCGTCGACAATCTAGTTAAAGCCACTGAAAAGCAAACACAAGAACATCTTCTAACATTACAAACAATCGAATCTAATCAAAGAATTCTACTTGGAAGTGTGATCAGTGTATTAGTCGTATCCGGATTGATTATCGGATTTGTCATCTTACGCTCTATCATTCAACCATTATACGTGTTACGGGATCGATTAAGTGAGATTGCAGAAGGTGGGGCTGATTTATCTCAACGTATCGTCTTAAATAGACGAGATGAACTTGGAGATGTCGCTGCATCTTTTAATAAAATGGTGAGCAATCTTCAACATTTAATTCAACAGTTTGAACAGAACGCCAATCTTGTAGCTTCCACTTCGCAGGAAGTCGCAGCTAGCGTGGAACAAACAAATCAAGCTACCGAACAAATTACACTTGCCGTACAGGAAATCGCCACTGGCCTTGACCGACAAGTGGAAAACGCGGACCAGGCAGTAAAAACAGTATCCGGCATTTCTCAAGCAATAGAAGAAGCAACACATTCAATCGAAACCGTAGCCGAGATTACCCTATCGGCTGAAGAAAAATCGAGCAGCGGCACAAATCTGGTACAACAAACTCTTACACAGTTACATCAAATGCAACAGAGTGTACAAGCTACTGCAGGAGTTATAAATGGATTAGGGGAAAAAGCAGAAGAAATCACCACAATTATTGGCATCATGAGTGAAATTGCTGCACAGACAAACCTACTTGCTCTCAACGCAGCGATTGAAGCAGCTAGAGCAGGCGAACACGGCAAAGGGTTTTCTGTCGTTGCTGATGAAGTCCGAAAACTAGCGGAGCAATCCAGTACGGCAGCTGACCAAATTCAGTCTGTTATTCATGGCATTCAAAACGAAACGAAACACGCCATTGCCTCCATGCACACAGGTACGAGGGCCGTTGAAACCGGCTTGCATATGGCAGAACAAACCGGTTCCGCCTTCCATAGTATTGCTGATACAATCAACAAAATTAAATCATGTACGAATGATGTTGTTGTATTAATGACTCAGGTTAGCGAATACTCGCAGACAATGTTACCTCAGATTACGGAGATCTCACATTTGTCTGAAGAAAGTTCTGGTATGAATCAACAAGTTGTCGCCGCTACGGAAGAGCAAACTGCTTCCATGGAGGAAATAACCGCCTCAGTTAGTCAACTTCATCACATGTCACAAGAATTACATCGACTTACACACCAATTCAAATTTTAA
- a CDS encoding MerR family transcriptional regulator, whose translation MFKISEFSKLSQVPAKTLRFYDQLELLKPAYTDQQSGYRYYTSDQLLRLHRILAFKDLGFTLEQIKPLLSDDVSPTEIRGMFRLKQAEVQSLIQSEMERLRRIEARLEQIERRGDGVPRHEVLVKKVEPLLAVSIRETTSRANIPRLFEEIDEYLKWNGLPFPVSYMVVWHSCPECESSIHLEIACQTPRTLPDTARFQTKILPEMTVASVTHMSRPDSDSPVSIDLGSWIERNGYQISSEMPSREVYLSPQEGSEFLYVTESQMPIVGGNK comes from the coding sequence ATGTTTAAGATCAGTGAATTCTCTAAATTGAGTCAAGTTCCGGCCAAAACATTACGCTTTTATGACCAGCTTGAACTACTCAAACCTGCCTATACAGATCAACAAAGTGGCTATCGTTATTACACGAGTGATCAGCTGCTTCGTTTGCATCGGATTTTAGCGTTTAAGGATCTTGGCTTTACACTGGAGCAAATTAAGCCGCTTCTGAGTGATGATGTGTCTCCTACGGAAATTCGCGGTATGTTTCGACTCAAGCAGGCAGAAGTACAGTCGCTGATTCAGTCGGAAATGGAGCGTTTGAGACGTATAGAGGCAAGGCTGGAACAGATTGAACGGAGAGGAGACGGTGTGCCCCGTCATGAAGTTCTGGTTAAGAAGGTCGAACCGTTACTGGCTGTATCGATTAGAGAGACTACAAGCAGAGCAAATATCCCCAGGTTGTTCGAAGAGATCGATGAATATTTAAAGTGGAATGGGCTACCGTTTCCAGTTTCTTACATGGTGGTATGGCACAGTTGTCCAGAATGCGAAAGCAGCATCCATCTGGAAATTGCCTGCCAAACTCCACGCACATTGCCGGACACAGCCCGGTTTCAGACAAAAATACTCCCGGAAATGACCGTTGCGTCAGTGACTCACATGAGTCGTCCAGACTCCGATTCGCCAGTGAGTATTGATCTTGGTTCATGGATTGAGAGGAATGGCTATCAAATAAGTTCAGAAATGCCAAGCAGGGAAGTTTATTTATCGCCCCAAGAAGGTAGCGAATTTCTGTATGTAACCGAAAGTCAAATGCCGATTGTCGGAGGCAACAAATGA
- a CDS encoding MFS transporter, with translation MMPGQRICTTDRINDLTSRERTFALWLLMLAVFAIGTAELLPMGLLLPIANETGVSISTTGMLVTGYALGVVFGGPILTAVTSTLPRKTLLSLFLGIFIVGGILCTLAPSYEVLLIGRIISSFAHGTLFGIIVVTAKDLAEPGKEGRSIAMIGAGLTVAVILGAPLGTFIGQQLGWRFPFLLITLLSAVVLLGIIKQIPELPRARGVSLQEQMGIVSRPAFLLILLVTVFGTGGTFAGFTYITPILERISGFSSGSISVILLIFGVGSMIGNLLGGKLADRKLLPTLFGGMALLSVSMAIFTLTSHHKAAAVVTVFVWGIGAYSIIAPLNMRVLQKAGDAQELASTLNISAFNMGNAIGAFVGGLVVDSPLGLSAIPWSASLITLVGIILTVWSVMLDRRTARTV, from the coding sequence ATGATGCCGGGTCAAAGGATCTGTACGACTGACAGGATAAATGATCTTACCAGCCGAGAAAGAACGTTTGCGTTATGGCTCTTAATGCTAGCTGTATTTGCGATTGGCACCGCTGAGCTGCTCCCGATGGGGCTCTTGTTGCCTATTGCAAACGAGACCGGTGTATCGATTTCGACTACGGGAATGCTTGTTACTGGGTACGCACTTGGCGTCGTATTTGGCGGACCGATTTTAACAGCTGTGACCAGCACGCTTCCTCGTAAGACACTGCTGAGCCTGTTTTTAGGTATATTCATTGTTGGTGGTATCCTTTGTACGTTAGCCCCTTCTTATGAGGTACTGCTAATAGGGAGAATCATTAGTTCTTTCGCACATGGGACTCTTTTCGGCATCATCGTCGTCACCGCTAAGGACTTGGCTGAGCCCGGTAAGGAGGGAAGAAGCATCGCGATGATTGGAGCAGGGCTGACAGTAGCGGTGATACTTGGTGCTCCGCTCGGTACGTTCATTGGTCAACAGCTCGGCTGGCGCTTTCCTTTTCTTTTGATCACGTTGCTTTCAGCTGTGGTATTGCTAGGGATTATAAAACAGATTCCAGAACTGCCGCGTGCGAGAGGTGTTTCTTTGCAAGAACAAATGGGCATTGTAAGCCGTCCTGCCTTCCTTTTGATTCTTCTGGTGACAGTGTTCGGAACCGGAGGAACATTTGCTGGGTTTACCTACATTACGCCCATTTTAGAGCGGATATCGGGCTTTTCTAGTGGGTCAATTTCCGTCATTTTGCTTATTTTCGGTGTTGGCTCTATGATCGGCAACTTACTAGGAGGTAAGTTGGCTGATAGAAAGCTTTTACCCACTTTATTTGGCGGTATGGCATTACTTTCGGTGTCTATGGCGATTTTTACTTTGACGAGTCATCACAAAGCCGCTGCTGTTGTCACTGTATTCGTCTGGGGTATTGGCGCTTACAGCATTATTGCGCCGCTCAACATGCGAGTGCTACAGAAAGCGGGGGACGCACAAGAGCTAGCGTCAACGCTTAATATTTCTGCCTTCAATATGGGTAACGCAATCGGCGCTTTCGTCGGTGGATTGGTGGTTGATAGTCCTCTAGGGTTATCGGCTATACCATGGTCAGCTTCGCTTATTACGCTCGTTGGTATTATACTGACTGTTTGGAGCGTGATGCTGGATCGACGTACTGCACGTACGGTGTGA
- the glyA gene encoding serine hydroxymethyltransferase, producing the protein MNTLTSCDVQVSEIIQKEFERQQSRIELIASENFVSKAVLEAVGSILTNKYAEGYPAKRYYGGCEFVDVIENIAQERAKDLFGAEYANVQPHSGSQANMAVYFACLQQGDTVLGMNLSHGGHLTHGSPVNFSGKQFTFIEYGLHPETMRIDYDQVRHLALKHRPKLIVAGASSYSRIIDFEIFGSIAKESGALLLVDMAHIAGLVAAGLHPSPVPFADFVTTTTHKTLRGPRGGMILCKKEHAKAIDKSIFPGMQGGPLMHVIAGKAVALGEASQPSFKEYAKNIIVNAQTLAEELTGRDFNLVSGGTDNHLILIDLRNYHLTGEEAEKILDEVWISTNKNSVPFDTLSPSVTSGIRVGTPAVTTRGMNKQAMKEIASLMEQALKNPCNDTIKHNVRNHVTELCATFPIYTELCKS; encoded by the coding sequence ATGAATACACTTACTTCATGTGATGTACAGGTTTCAGAAATCATCCAAAAAGAATTTGAACGCCAGCAATCTCGTATTGAATTAATTGCCTCAGAAAACTTTGTTAGTAAAGCTGTATTAGAAGCTGTAGGAAGTATTTTAACGAATAAGTATGCAGAAGGGTATCCAGCCAAGCGTTATTATGGGGGATGCGAATTTGTAGACGTGATCGAGAATATAGCACAGGAAAGAGCAAAAGATTTGTTTGGTGCCGAATATGCAAACGTCCAGCCACATTCCGGATCACAGGCAAATATGGCCGTTTACTTCGCATGTTTACAACAAGGAGATACGGTGTTAGGAATGAATTTGTCCCATGGCGGCCACCTTACACATGGCAGCCCTGTAAACTTTTCTGGTAAGCAATTTACCTTCATCGAATATGGCCTACATCCAGAAACGATGCGAATCGACTATGATCAAGTACGACATTTAGCGCTAAAACATCGACCAAAGTTAATTGTTGCCGGAGCAAGCTCATATTCTCGGATTATTGACTTTGAAATATTTGGTTCAATCGCAAAAGAATCCGGAGCACTTTTACTAGTAGATATGGCTCATATTGCTGGGCTTGTTGCGGCAGGACTTCACCCAAGTCCTGTTCCCTTCGCAGATTTTGTAACAACCACAACACATAAAACATTGCGCGGGCCTCGCGGGGGAATGATTCTCTGTAAAAAAGAACACGCGAAAGCGATTGATAAATCTATTTTCCCTGGGATGCAAGGTGGTCCTTTAATGCACGTCATTGCTGGTAAAGCTGTTGCACTTGGCGAAGCATCACAGCCAAGCTTTAAGGAATATGCAAAAAATATCATCGTTAATGCTCAAACATTAGCTGAAGAATTAACAGGAAGAGATTTTAATTTGGTATCTGGAGGTACTGATAATCATCTCATTCTTATTGATTTACGAAACTACCACCTCACAGGTGAAGAGGCAGAAAAGATATTAGATGAGGTGTGGATTTCCACTAATAAAAATTCAGTACCGTTTGATACACTAAGCCCATCCGTAACAAGCGGAATACGTGTTGGTACACCAGCTGTAACAACACGAGGAATGAACAAGCAAGCTATGAAGGAAATTGCTAGTTTAATGGAGCAAGCTCTTAAGAATCCATGTAATGACACGATTAAACATAACGTTCGTAACCATGTCACGGAACTTTGCGCCACGTTTCCAATATACACGGAGCTGTGCAAATCATAA
- a CDS encoding PLP-dependent aminotransferase family protein, which yields MHIPINREDSESLISQIVSGFQDRIRSNMIAPGQKLPSVRQLAKQLHVSQMTVVNAYHQLQAEGWIVQHHGKGTYVQSNIEDRSTPNEWDWQSMLVDYVPRAQFHKTSRLLVPDQLISLSFSSLHPDLLPSDDLIKGVQEELIQNPSMLLSYGNVQGEEQVRNIVGDYLNQNPQEIILTGGSQQAINLCARTFVGSGDVVFMEAPTYPAAIDVFRVQGARIIQIPTDNKGIQFNKLIKLCDKVTPKLFYIIPSFHNPTGRVMSEAEREKLLHIAESYQCLILEDDPWSDIYYNAPPPVPIYEMDTRGTVIYIKGFSKTIAPGARISTLSAKGRIFDRLLAMKSLHDSGTSLLSQYTLAAYLRSGLADKNFSIVREKLGQRLKVALNTLDKYGPCDLKWGNVEGGLNIWLTLPKGKNADEVVRKSYEKGVSVLSGTAFFPNEVTQQHIRMTFSYTSIEDMKTGIKILCDTVM from the coding sequence ATGCATATACCTATTAACCGAGAAGACAGTGAATCCCTGATTAGTCAAATTGTATCGGGATTTCAGGATCGCATTCGATCGAATATGATAGCTCCTGGACAAAAGCTTCCATCAGTAAGACAACTTGCTAAGCAGCTGCATGTCAGTCAGATGACCGTAGTAAACGCTTATCATCAATTACAAGCGGAAGGCTGGATTGTTCAGCATCACGGAAAAGGCACATACGTACAATCCAATATAGAAGATCGCTCTACGCCTAATGAATGGGACTGGCAAAGTATGTTGGTAGATTATGTTCCGCGGGCGCAATTTCACAAAACTAGCAGGCTGCTTGTTCCTGATCAATTAATTTCGCTATCTTTTTCTTCTCTTCATCCTGATCTTCTTCCGTCTGACGATCTGATAAAAGGAGTTCAGGAAGAACTGATACAAAATCCATCCATGTTGTTGTCGTATGGGAATGTTCAAGGGGAGGAACAGGTTCGAAATATTGTTGGTGATTATTTGAATCAAAATCCGCAAGAAATTATATTAACGGGAGGATCACAACAAGCTATAAATCTTTGTGCCCGCACATTTGTTGGTTCAGGAGATGTTGTTTTCATGGAGGCTCCGACTTATCCGGCAGCGATCGATGTTTTCCGCGTGCAGGGGGCTAGAATTATACAGATCCCTACGGATAACAAGGGGATTCAATTTAATAAATTAATTAAATTATGTGACAAAGTGACGCCGAAGTTATTTTATATCATCCCTTCTTTTCATAATCCAACTGGAAGAGTCATGAGTGAAGCTGAACGAGAAAAATTATTACATATTGCTGAATCGTATCAATGCCTCATACTTGAAGACGATCCCTGGAGTGATATTTATTATAATGCTCCACCTCCTGTACCTATTTATGAAATGGATACGAGAGGCACTGTTATTTATATTAAGGGCTTCAGTAAAACGATTGCTCCCGGCGCTCGTATTTCAACCCTTTCGGCGAAGGGGCGAATATTTGATCGGTTATTAGCGATGAAATCACTACATGATTCAGGTACATCATTGTTATCGCAATATACATTAGCTGCCTACTTACGATCAGGTTTAGCAGATAAAAATTTCAGTATTGTAAGAGAAAAATTAGGGCAGCGCCTGAAAGTAGCTCTGAATACTTTGGATAAATATGGGCCTTGCGATCTGAAGTGGGGAAATGTAGAAGGGGGTCTTAATATTTGGCTAACATTGCCGAAAGGGAAAAATGCTGATGAGGTTGTAAGAAAATCTTACGAAAAAGGTGTTTCTGTTCTATCTGGTACTGCTTTCTTTCCTAATGAAGTAACACAACAACATATTAGAATGACTTTTTCGTATACAAGTATAGAAGATATGAAAACCGGAATTAAAATACTTTGCGATACGGTAATGTGA
- a CDS encoding tautomerase family protein produces the protein MMPYINIKLAKGRTVEQKQAFAETITREAARLLDVAPEWVTVVFDEYDRENWATGGKLHSIKFGEGCGKQGTAGK, from the coding sequence ATGATGCCGTACATAAACATTAAACTGGCTAAAGGCCGAACAGTAGAGCAAAAACAGGCGTTTGCAGAAACAATTACAAGGGAAGCAGCTCGTTTGCTCGATGTCGCGCCGGAATGGGTAACAGTCGTATTTGATGAATATGATCGGGAGAACTGGGCAACCGGTGGGAAGCTGCATTCAATTAAGTTCGGTGAGGGATGTGGCAAGCAAGGAACAGCAGGGAAATAA
- a CDS encoding CD3324 family protein has protein sequence MKYVKATAILPEKLLVEIQKYVQGQTIYIPKPETTYQKWGARSGGRKLIDDRNTLIKSAFKSGSTIHQLAEEHCLAIETIKKIVYSK, from the coding sequence ATGAAATATGTAAAAGCAACCGCTATTTTACCCGAAAAGCTACTAGTAGAAATTCAAAAGTATGTTCAAGGACAAACCATATATATTCCTAAACCAGAAACAACTTATCAAAAGTGGGGTGCGCGTTCTGGTGGGAGAAAGTTAATTGATGACAGAAATACCTTGATTAAAAGCGCGTTTAAAAGTGGCAGCACGATTCATCAATTAGCGGAGGAACATTGCCTCGCAATCGAAACGATTAAAAAAATTGTTTATTCTAAATAA
- a CDS encoding FusB/FusC family EF-G-binding protein, with protein sequence MEPFIRNHQYNFIKQQTKLLRHASNTVLDPAVIEAVKSSAGSKIVQLFPDATDIQKQMMEKISTLKIEEEFREYLGSLVPYLVEFPRVTEKQIKKLFPKNKKLKMPDLGTIDFRSLTYLGWIDISTNKLFIIYNLNGEIIGVEGKYTLTNRKDMCSLCKGYGEVALVSAISKARVSNSPDYYKAVGNYMCINSHECNKNITDVTDLERFIQNVLG encoded by the coding sequence ATGGAACCTTTTATTCGAAATCATCAATATAACTTTATTAAGCAACAGACGAAGTTACTACGACATGCTTCCAATACAGTTCTTGATCCAGCGGTAATTGAAGCAGTAAAGTCTAGTGCAGGGTCTAAAATAGTACAATTGTTTCCTGATGCTACGGATATCCAAAAACAAATGATGGAGAAAATTTCTACATTAAAGATCGAGGAAGAGTTTCGGGAGTATCTAGGCTCCTTAGTACCATATTTGGTAGAATTTCCACGAGTTACAGAGAAACAGATCAAGAAATTATTCCCCAAGAATAAGAAACTAAAGATGCCAGATTTAGGAACGATCGATTTCCGTTCGTTAACGTACCTTGGTTGGATAGATATATCTACAAACAAATTGTTCATTATTTATAACTTGAATGGAGAAATAATTGGTGTGGAGGGTAAATACACCCTCACAAATAGGAAAGACATGTGCTCGTTATGTAAAGGATACGGAGAAGTTGCTTTAGTCTCAGCGATATCCAAAGCAAGAGTATCTAATTCGCCTGATTATTATAAAGCCGTTGGTAATTATATGTGTATTAACAGTCATGAATGTAACAAGAATATTACCGATGTTACTGATTTAGAAAGATTTATTCAGAATGTGTTAGGGTGA
- a CDS encoding sigma-70 family RNA polymerase sigma factor, with translation MRSNETNFIKRLQLGKEDALEFIVDKYLPLVKGVTHKILFPIKQDGVIEECINDVFLSIWNNANKFHGDATDFKKWVCAITKFKAIDYYRKATKRVELISEHVETSEAASIEDELIEREDRTELIRLINQMEPVGRDIFIMKYFLGLKSEEISARLGLTVASVHNRIYRGKKKLKQEITNFKMGGHLA, from the coding sequence ATGAGGTCTAATGAAACGAATTTCATAAAACGATTGCAGCTCGGAAAAGAAGATGCTCTAGAGTTTATCGTGGATAAGTATTTACCCTTAGTAAAGGGAGTTACGCACAAGATCCTCTTTCCCATCAAACAGGATGGTGTCATAGAGGAGTGTATCAACGACGTCTTTCTCTCCATTTGGAACAATGCGAACAAGTTTCACGGAGATGCCACCGATTTCAAAAAATGGGTATGTGCCATCACAAAATTTAAGGCAATTGATTACTACAGAAAAGCGACGAAACGCGTAGAGTTGATTTCAGAGCATGTTGAGACAAGTGAAGCAGCATCCATTGAGGACGAGTTGATTGAGCGCGAAGATCGCACCGAGCTTATTCGGCTCATTAACCAGATGGAGCCCGTGGGTCGGGACATTTTTATCATGAAGTATTTTTTAGGATTAAAATCTGAAGAAATATCTGCAAGGCTTGGACTGACAGTCGCTTCTGTGCATAACAGAATCTATCGAGGTAAAAAGAAATTAAAGCAAGAAATCACCAATTTTAAGATGGGAGGCCATCTCGCATGA
- a CDS encoding DUF4179 domain-containing protein produces MKDIYELLNNIDLNDQDFEEMEVSELEKAKVKKALRSSIHKKQTIWKKKAAIASIAMTLSATLACFAYPTYAERIPLIGNIFKFLDEGRSGLYDNYQENAHEMNMTKERNGIGITIKDAVFDGKTVFVTYSIESDRDLGEHPNLLNHSEIKGANGMTGSSKVSRVDKNSYVGIDTYTNQNSEEDKEIHLNWNVEGIIPDTQTKADEIKGPWNFNLSVKASQKKIQLVNDSAEQAGIRVNIEKVAVTPMSFTVYYDQKVQQEMQRDWDDVYVDLTVTDDLGNVYAGQGNGGGGKSKYDLAWTKTFQKLDEKATKLIVTPHIELRNYTPENHGEWRESGESMEKSATSSAKIPGAVKNITLPEIKIPLEK; encoded by the coding sequence ATGAAAGACATTTATGAATTACTGAATAATATCGATCTCAACGATCAGGATTTTGAAGAGATGGAAGTTAGCGAACTTGAAAAGGCGAAGGTCAAAAAAGCTTTAAGAAGTTCAATCCATAAAAAGCAAACAATTTGGAAGAAGAAGGCTGCAATTGCTTCCATCGCGATGACTCTTTCCGCAACTTTGGCCTGCTTTGCCTATCCTACTTATGCTGAGCGTATTCCATTGATCGGGAATATTTTTAAATTCTTGGACGAGGGGCGGAGCGGTTTATACGACAACTATCAAGAGAATGCACATGAAATGAATATGACTAAGGAAAGAAACGGTATTGGCATCACGATCAAGGATGCTGTTTTTGACGGAAAAACTGTATTTGTAACATATTCCATTGAGAGCGATAGAGATTTAGGCGAGCATCCAAATCTTCTAAATCATTCAGAGATAAAGGGTGCAAATGGAATGACAGGAAGCTCAAAGGTTTCAAGGGTTGATAAGAATTCTTATGTTGGTATAGATACCTACACGAATCAGAACAGTGAGGAAGATAAAGAGATCCATCTTAATTGGAATGTAGAGGGGATCATACCAGATACACAGACAAAGGCCGATGAAATTAAAGGTCCTTGGAACTTCAATCTCTCCGTAAAAGCAAGTCAGAAGAAGATACAACTGGTAAACGATAGCGCTGAGCAAGCTGGCATAAGAGTTAATATTGAAAAGGTAGCCGTGACGCCAATGTCCTTCACTGTGTATTATGACCAAAAAGTCCAACAAGAGATGCAGAGGGATTGGGATGATGTGTATGTGGACTTGACCGTTACAGATGATTTGGGCAACGTTTATGCGGGTCAGGGAAATGGCGGAGGAGGAAAAAGCAAATATGATTTGGCCTGGACAAAAACGTTTCAAAAGCTTGATGAAAAAGCAACAAAACTTATTGTTACTCCTCATATCGAGCTACGGAACTACACCCCTGAAAATCATGGGGAATGGAGAGAGTCAGGAGAGTCCATGGAAAAGAGTGCAACCTCTTCAGCTAAAATACCTGGCGCAGTGAAAAATATTACGTTGCCGGAAATTAAGATTCCGTTGGAGAAATAA
- a CDS encoding spore coat protein — MKRRRKAVCRRRRHRRAIRSVEVVRDCRFNALRDCFHPLERERAEVEQAAVQESDTIQTSDEVIVVRNSCDVKVTTRDTKAALNLQASLQFAIAAVLSVSIADGNVANEISQELFQKSFMKQASHHRTLVENSKGVTVHTIDTDISVNIQLLAQILAALIAKLNIL; from the coding sequence ATGAAAAGAAGACGTAAAGCGGTTTGCCGCCGTCGTCGCCATCGTCGCGCTATTCGTTCTGTAGAGGTAGTACGTGATTGTAGATTCAATGCACTTCGCGACTGCTTCCACCCGCTTGAGCGTGAAAGAGCAGAAGTAGAGCAGGCGGCTGTTCAGGAATCCGATACGATTCAAACATCTGATGAAGTGATTGTCGTCCGCAATTCCTGCGATGTTAAAGTAACAACTCGCGACACAAAAGCCGCTCTCAACCTGCAAGCCTCTCTCCAATTCGCGATCGCAGCTGTCCTTAGTGTATCAATCGCAGATGGTAATGTAGCGAACGAAATCTCGCAAGAGCTGTTCCAGAAATCATTCATGAAGCAAGCAAGCCACCACAGAACACTCGTTGAAAATTCCAAAGGGGTAACTGTCCATACAATCGATACCGATATCTCAGTTAACATCCAACTGCTCGCACAAATCCTGGCTGCTCTTATTGCAAAACTGAATATCTTATAA
- the cspD gene encoding cold-shock protein CspD, whose product MNTGTVKWFNAEKGFGFIEVEGGNDVFVHFSAIQGEGFKSLEEGQSVQFDIVEGNRGPQAANVVKL is encoded by the coding sequence ATGAATACAGGTACAGTAAAATGGTTTAACGCTGAAAAAGGTTTTGGATTTATCGAAGTTGAAGGTGGCAACGATGTATTCGTTCACTTCTCTGCGATCCAAGGCGAAGGATTCAAATCCCTTGAAGAAGGTCAAAGCGTTCAATTCGACATCGTTGAAGGCAACCGCGGACCACAAGCAGCTAACGTTGTAAAACTGTAA